From a region of the Azospirillum formosense genome:
- the rpsP gene encoding 30S ribosomal protein S16 gives MSLKIRLARGGAKKRPFYSIVVADARSPRDGRFIEKIGTYNPMLPREHEQRIVLDAERAKHWLSVGGQPTDRVALFLANAGLIAKPEIRETPKKSAPKAKAQERLKAEAAAKAAAEG, from the coding sequence ATGTCCCTGAAGATCCGTCTCGCCCGTGGCGGCGCCAAGAAGCGCCCGTTCTACTCGATCGTCGTTGCCGACGCCCGCAGCCCGCGCGACGGCCGCTTCATCGAGAAGATCGGCACCTACAACCCGATGCTGCCGCGTGAGCACGAGCAGCGCATCGTCCTGGACGCCGAGCGCGCCAAGCATTGGCTGTCGGTCGGCGGCCAGCCGACGGACCGCGTCGCCCTGTTCCTGGCGAACGCCGGCCTGATCGCCAAGCCGGAAATCCGCGAGACCCCGAAGAAGTCCGCCCCGAAGGCCAAGGCGCAGGAGCGTCTGAAGGCCGAGGCCGCCGCCAAGGCCGCCGCCGAGGGCTGA
- the ffh gene encoding signal recognition particle protein translates to MFDGLTGRLGDIFDKLRRRGALSEEDVNAALREVRVALLEADVALPVVKQFVNQVKERAIGQEVLRSITPGQQVIKIVHDNLVEMLGQGEEINLNAAAPVPILMVGLQGSGKTTSTAKIALRLKNRDRKKVLMASLDVRRPAAQEQLKVLGEQTGVATLPIVPGQDPVAIARRAIETGRREGYDVVMLDTAGRLSIDEELMAEVAAVRDATKPAETLLVADAMTGQDAVTVATNFNDKVGITGILLTRVDGDARGGAALSMRQITGKPIKLLGMGEKIDALEAFHPDRIAGRILGMGDVVSLVEKAAETIDKEEAEKLARKMEKGQGFDLDDMASQLKQLRKMGGMSGLMGMLPGIGKIKNQLKDANIDDGVIKRQEAIISSMTKKERKHPELIKASRRKRIAAGSGTSVQEVNKLLKQYDTMRGMMKQVQKLGQKGLMRHGLQSLLPKNFRGPN, encoded by the coding sequence ATGTTCGATGGCCTGACCGGACGCCTGGGCGACATCTTCGACAAGCTGCGCCGCCGCGGCGCGCTGAGCGAGGAGGACGTCAACGCCGCGCTGCGCGAGGTGCGCGTGGCGCTGCTCGAGGCCGACGTCGCCCTGCCGGTGGTCAAGCAGTTCGTCAACCAGGTCAAGGAACGCGCGATCGGCCAGGAGGTCCTGCGCTCGATCACCCCCGGCCAGCAGGTCATCAAGATCGTCCACGACAACCTCGTGGAGATGCTGGGGCAGGGCGAGGAGATCAACCTCAACGCCGCCGCCCCCGTGCCGATCCTGATGGTCGGCCTGCAGGGCTCGGGCAAGACCACGAGCACCGCCAAGATCGCGCTGCGCCTGAAGAACCGGGACCGCAAGAAGGTCCTGATGGCCTCGCTGGACGTGCGCCGCCCGGCGGCCCAGGAGCAGCTGAAGGTCCTGGGCGAGCAGACCGGCGTCGCCACGCTGCCGATCGTCCCCGGCCAGGACCCCGTCGCCATCGCCCGCCGCGCCATCGAGACCGGCCGCCGCGAAGGCTACGACGTGGTCATGCTCGACACCGCCGGCCGCCTGTCCATCGACGAGGAGCTGATGGCCGAGGTCGCGGCCGTGCGCGACGCGACCAAGCCGGCGGAAACGCTGCTGGTCGCCGACGCCATGACCGGCCAGGACGCGGTGACGGTCGCCACCAACTTCAACGACAAGGTCGGCATCACCGGCATCCTGCTGACCCGCGTGGACGGCGACGCCCGCGGCGGTGCCGCCCTGTCGATGCGCCAGATCACCGGCAAGCCGATCAAGCTGCTGGGCATGGGTGAGAAGATCGACGCCCTGGAGGCCTTCCACCCCGACCGCATCGCCGGCCGCATCCTCGGCATGGGCGACGTCGTGTCGCTGGTCGAGAAGGCCGCCGAGACCATCGACAAGGAAGAGGCCGAGAAGCTCGCCCGCAAGATGGAGAAGGGCCAGGGCTTCGACCTCGACGACATGGCCTCCCAGCTCAAGCAGCTGCGCAAGATGGGCGGCATGTCCGGCCTGATGGGCATGCTGCCGGGCATCGGCAAGATCAAGAACCAGCTCAAGGACGCGAACATCGACGACGGGGTGATCAAGCGCCAGGAGGCGATCATCTCCTCGATGACGAAGAAGGAGCGCAAGCACCCCGAGCTCATCAAGGCGTCGCGCCGCAAGCGCATCGCCGCCGGCTCCGGCACCAGCGTGCAGGAGGTGAACAAGCTGCTCAAGCAGTACGACACCATGCGCGGCATGATGAAGCAGGTGCAGAAGCTGGGGCAGAAGGGGCTGATGCGCCACGGGCTGCAGAGCCTCCTGCCGAAGAATTTCCGGGGACCGAACTGA